A single Argentina anserina chromosome 7, drPotAnse1.1, whole genome shotgun sequence DNA region contains:
- the LOC126803486 gene encoding tabersonine-19-hydroxy-O-acetyltransferase-like, with product MGSEVKVKVVHKETIRPSSPTPHHLRFFSLSIFYQLSLPLYVPLLLFDPNNDDHQHSFVVQRTKLLKSSLSESLTRFYHFAGRVLDNASVCCNDQGVMFLEAKVICTISRVLITPNPELLKNLIPSGATKRDTGYDLLLVQINFFECGGLAIGFNDSHKIIDACTLSKFVDSWAANTIGLNTGDDGVMCIHQLHNVATASVFPPLDFFSIPPPILEFPLAMCTTRRFLFESSKIARLKSQAVSALVKNPTRVEVVSALIWKCAMQTSRANTDGRRLPSAWCKKVNMRKVLAHPSAENLIGNLLGCFVAKSTGAESDDIQGLVAEMRKELDDFKESYSTNDVGVDDMCELLAKFGELMHKDDIEIYNPTSWCRLPFYEANFGWGKSLMSIPATEEFKNLILLTDTSDGDGIEARLTLKVEDMAIFENNEELLAYACFYHFGISSQALKHGSHVCR from the coding sequence ATGGGTTCAGAGGTGAAGGTTAAAGTTGTTCACAAAGAAACAATTAGACCATCCTCTCCAACTCCTCACCACCTTCGATTTTTCAGCCTGTCAATTTTTTATCAGCTTTCCCTTCCACTTTATGTCCCACTACTTCTGTTTGATCCCAACAATGATGATCACCAGCATTCTTTTGTTGTTCAAAGAACTAAGCTTCTGAAAAGTTCACTATCCGAATCTCTCACCCGCTTCTACCACTTTGCAGGAAGAGTTTTAGATAATGCTTCAGTCTGTTGTAATGACCAAGGAGTTATGTTTCTTGAAGCTAAGGTCATATGTACCATATCAAGGGTTTTGATCACACCTAATCCTGAGTTGCTGAAAAACTTGATTCCTTCAGGAGCTACAAAACGAGACACAGGCTATGATCTTCTACTAGTCCAGATCAACTTCTTCGAATGTGGTGGACTCGCAATAGGATTCAATGACTCACATAAGATCATTGATGCCTGCACACTCAGCAAATTCGTTGACAGTTGGGCGGCTAATACCATTGGACTGAATACCGGTGATGATGGAGTGATGTGCATTCATCAACTTCACAATGTTGCAACAGCTTCTGTTTTCCCACCACTGGATTTCTTCAGCATACCGCCACCCATTTTGGAGTTTCCTCTTGCAATGTGTACGACAAGGAGATTTTTGTTTGAGTCCTCAAAGATTGCACGTCTCAAGTCTCAAGCTGTCAGTGCTTTAGTGAAAAATCCTACCCGAGTTGAAGTCGTATCAGCATTGATATGGAAATGTGCAATGCAAACATCAAGAGCAAACACGGATGGTAGAAGACTTCCATCAGCATGGTGTAAAAAAGTGAACATGCGGAAAGTATTGGCGCACCCTTCTGCAGAAAACTTAATAGGTAATCTTTTAGGGTGTTTTGTAGCAAAATCAACAGGAGCTGAAAGTGATGATATTCAAGGCCTAGTTGCAGAAATGAGGAAGGAGTTAGATGACTTTAAGGAAAGCTATAGTACTAATGATGTCGGCGTGGATGATATGTGTGAGCTCTTAGCAAAGTTTGGGGAGCTGATGCATAAGGATGATATAGAGATTTATAATCCCACTAGCTGGTGCAGGTTACCATTCTATGAAGCTAATTTTGGATGGGGAAAGTCACTGATGAGTATTCCTGCTACTGAAGAATTCaagaatttaattttattaacaGATACGAGTGATGGAGATGGCATAGAAGCACGCTTGACTTTGAAAGTAGAAGACATGGCCATATTTGAAAACAATGAGGAGTTGCTGGCATATGCATGCTTCT